A single genomic interval of Desulfonatronum thiosulfatophilum harbors:
- a CDS encoding acyltransferase encodes MKITFSDILLSTCCSTICLGLGFGAAWLIHGPVLLPHGFQAVFLITIFGFVFVFSTIGILYLLRALWPLEEGAFALGTDSRSVVWKLLGFLYVNHLWPLINANLVPVNMRGTAYSMIGAKIGKSVMVGGKILEPTLVQIGNYSMLGEDCILTAHTVVGNEVDLGRIIIGDEVTIGGTSVILPDVRVQDRAIVAPGAVVTKGSRIGPGEIWGGVPAKKIGQRQTANSVIAH; translated from the coding sequence ATGAAAATAACGTTTTCGGATATCCTGCTGAGTACCTGTTGCAGCACTATATGTTTAGGGCTGGGGTTTGGAGCCGCTTGGCTGATCCATGGCCCCGTGCTGCTCCCTCATGGATTCCAGGCAGTGTTCCTGATCACGATTTTTGGGTTTGTTTTTGTCTTTTCAACCATTGGCATACTCTATCTTCTTCGCGCACTCTGGCCTCTTGAGGAAGGTGCCTTTGCCCTTGGAACCGACAGTCGATCGGTGGTCTGGAAACTGCTCGGTTTTCTTTACGTGAATCATCTCTGGCCACTGATCAATGCCAACCTCGTGCCCGTGAACATGCGCGGCACGGCCTATTCCATGATTGGAGCCAAAATTGGAAAATCCGTTATGGTCGGAGGGAAAATTTTGGAGCCGACATTGGTGCAAATCGGCAACTATTCCATGCTCGGAGAAGATTGCATCCTTACAGCGCACACGGTCGTCGGCAACGAAGTGGATCTGGGGCGGATCATTATCGGGGACGAGGTCACAATCGGCGGAACTTCCGTGATCTTGCCGGATGTACGTGTTCAAGACCGAGCCATAGTCGCGCCGGGCGCGGTGGTCACAAAGGGAAGCCGAATCGGTCCCGGGGAAATCTGGGGGGGAGTTCCGGCAAAAAAAATTGGCCAAAGGCAGACGGCCAATTCGGTAATTGCACATTAA